A stretch of Desulfitobacterium dichloroeliminans LMG P-21439 DNA encodes these proteins:
- the istA gene encoding IS21 family transposase: protein MTNYREILRLISQGISQRSIAVSCECSRNTVAKVVNRAVELNLKWPLTPDMTNGELQKLLFPESSLPSTRKRPDCEYLHKEMAKSGVTLSLLWNEYCESCRLSNEIPLMYSQFCYYYQQYVTKTKATMHISHKPGEQMEVDWAGQTAGIIDSDTGEIITAYVFVAVLSCSQYAYVEAFLSQNQESWIAAHVNAFKYFGGVTRILVPDNLKTGVDRVSWYTPVINKTYHELAEHYGTAVIPARVRKPKDKPSVEGAVGVISTWILAALRRQQFFSLGELNEAIQGKLEEFNRKPFQKKPGSRLSVFREEEKAMLLPLPPTPYELAVWKVATVQFNYHVAVDKRYYSVPYEYIKHKVDVRVTSHVVEVFFNGNRICSHPRLRGREGLYNTVTEHMPEDHQKYIAWNAERFVSWAKSIGEHTEVVVKAILASYRVEQQGYKSCMGLLKLADKYSINRLEAACQKALSYTPNPSFKSIQTILQTGQDKILREEPVNVPDSSSFGFTRGADYYRRNS from the coding sequence ATGACCAATTACAGAGAGATTCTACGGCTCATCAGCCAAGGAATCAGCCAACGGAGCATTGCGGTAAGCTGCGAATGCTCACGAAACACCGTCGCAAAGGTGGTAAATCGGGCAGTAGAGCTTAATTTAAAATGGCCACTGACCCCAGATATGACCAACGGTGAACTACAAAAACTTCTCTTCCCCGAATCGTCATTACCATCAACCCGCAAGCGTCCGGACTGCGAATACCTTCATAAGGAGATGGCTAAAAGCGGAGTAACACTTAGCCTGCTCTGGAATGAATACTGTGAATCTTGCCGGTTAAGTAATGAGATCCCACTCATGTATTCCCAATTCTGTTACTACTATCAGCAGTATGTCACGAAAACCAAAGCAACCATGCATATTAGCCACAAGCCTGGTGAGCAAATGGAAGTCGACTGGGCTGGTCAAACAGCTGGAATCATCGATAGCGATACAGGCGAAATCATCACGGCCTATGTTTTTGTAGCTGTTCTCTCATGCAGTCAATATGCCTATGTAGAAGCCTTTCTATCACAGAATCAAGAATCTTGGATTGCAGCCCATGTTAATGCTTTCAAGTACTTTGGCGGTGTCACGCGAATATTAGTGCCAGACAACCTTAAAACAGGCGTAGATCGGGTGTCCTGGTATACCCCGGTGATCAACAAAACTTATCATGAATTAGCTGAGCACTATGGCACAGCGGTTATACCTGCACGAGTAAGAAAGCCGAAAGACAAACCCAGTGTTGAAGGCGCTGTAGGAGTTATCTCAACATGGATTCTAGCTGCACTAAGAAGACAACAGTTCTTTTCCTTAGGAGAGCTCAATGAAGCGATTCAGGGCAAACTTGAGGAATTTAACCGAAAGCCCTTTCAAAAGAAGCCAGGGAGCCGGTTGAGTGTCTTTCGGGAGGAAGAAAAAGCAATGCTCTTGCCCCTTCCACCTACTCCTTATGAATTAGCGGTTTGGAAGGTCGCAACAGTGCAATTTAACTATCACGTTGCGGTAGATAAGAGGTACTACAGCGTTCCTTATGAATACATCAAGCACAAGGTGGATGTTCGTGTTACCAGCCATGTCGTGGAGGTTTTCTTCAATGGGAATCGGATTTGTTCCCATCCCAGATTACGCGGACGTGAAGGTCTATACAACACAGTCACGGAACATATGCCCGAGGACCATCAAAAGTATATAGCATGGAACGCAGAGCGATTCGTGTCTTGGGCGAAAAGTATTGGTGAGCATACTGAGGTTGTTGTGAAGGCAATCTTAGCTTCTTATCGAGTTGAACAACAAGGTTACAAAAGCTGCATGGGCCTACTCAAACTGGCGGACAAGTATTCCATCAATCGTTTAGAAGCAGCCTGCCAGAAAGCTCTTTCTTACACTCCAAATCCTAGTTTTAAGAGCATCCAGACCATCCTCCAGACGGGACAAGACAAAATCCTTAGAGAAGAGCCGGTTAACGTTCCAGATTCCTCCTCCTTTGGATTTACCAGAGGCGCAGACTATTACAGGAGGAACTCATAA
- a CDS encoding prohibitin family protein has protein sequence MDSEKVVNMVPKLKMNKSFITFGIVLVLLVILALDAFVIVNAGQRGIVLQLGAVRPVVLTEGLHFKIPFIQSVIPVDVRVQKSQSDQTAASKDLQIVTTTVAVNFHLEPNQVNSLYQSVGLSYGERIVDPAIGEAVKAITAQYTAEELISKRSEVSAKIKETLSSKLATYYMILDEINITEFKFSVEFNNAIEQKQIAEQQALKANLDLQRIEIEAKQKIEQAKAEAESLRLQKQEVTPELVKLREIEAEMKAIEKWDGKLPNVTGGAVPFIDVNNGQ, from the coding sequence TTGGATTCTGAAAAAGTTGTCAATATGGTCCCTAAGCTGAAAATGAATAAAAGCTTCATTACTTTTGGTATTGTGCTTGTACTTCTCGTTATTCTAGCACTGGATGCCTTTGTCATTGTAAATGCTGGCCAAAGAGGCATTGTATTACAGTTAGGAGCTGTTCGCCCAGTCGTCTTAACGGAAGGTCTTCATTTTAAAATCCCTTTCATTCAAAGTGTGATTCCTGTAGATGTGCGGGTCCAAAAATCTCAATCGGATCAAACGGCCGCATCTAAGGACCTCCAAATCGTGACGACAACTGTTGCCGTTAACTTTCACCTCGAACCTAACCAAGTAAATTCTCTTTATCAAAGTGTAGGTTTGTCTTATGGAGAGCGAATTGTCGACCCAGCGATTGGTGAAGCTGTCAAAGCAATAACGGCCCAATACACTGCTGAAGAGCTGATCTCCAAACGTTCCGAAGTTAGTGCCAAGATCAAGGAGACGCTCTCGTCGAAATTAGCCACGTATTATATGATTCTCGATGAAATAAACATTACTGAATTTAAATTCAGTGTTGAGTTCAATAATGCCATTGAACAAAAACAAATTGCTGAGCAGCAAGCCTTAAAGGCCAATCTCGATCTGCAAAGAATTGAAATTGAAGCTAAACAAAAAATTGAACAAGCAAAAGCTGAAGCTGAATCCTTAAGACTCCAAAAACAAGAAGTTACACCCGAACTTGTAAAACTAAGAGAAATTGAGGCTGAGATGAAGGCAATTGAAAAATGGGATGGCAAGCTGCCGAATGTTACCGGCGGTGCTGTGCCTTTTATCGACGTCAATAACGGTCAATAA
- a CDS encoding YggT family protein, protein MNHTEEIQSIKRIVYYILGVIEVLLAFRFILKLLGANPASGFVSGIYTMTNIFLSPFTGIFRTASARGVETQAVIEPANLVAMLVYAVIAWGIVKLIEILKRPNKV, encoded by the coding sequence ATGAATCATACTGAAGAGATCCAATCCATTAAACGAATAGTTTATTACATACTCGGTGTCATAGAAGTCTTATTAGCCTTTCGCTTCATCTTAAAACTCTTGGGAGCGAATCCGGCCAGCGGATTCGTGTCAGGAATTTATACGATGACCAATATTTTCCTAAGTCCTTTCACGGGGATCTTTCGCACAGCCTCCGCACGCGGGGTTGAAACTCAGGCCGTTATAGAACCTGCTAACCTTGTCGCAATGCTTGTTTATGCTGTGATTGCCTGGGGAATAGTCAAACTTATCGAAATCCTTAAACGCCCGAATAAGGTTTGA
- a CDS encoding DNA gyrase/topoisomerase IV subunit B produces MSMDSNYNAESIQVLEGLEAVRKRPGMYIGSIGSKGLHHCAWEIIDNAIDEAGAGFCTRIDVALNLEGSLTVKDNGRGIPIDIHPIKKIPAVRLAFEQLHAGGKFDGNAYKTSGGLHGVGASVVNALSTFLVVEVSREGKIFRLEYENGGKLKSDLKVVKKGVKGSGTQVTFKPDSLIFRESINFKFDILRSRLMELAFLNPGLMIVLTDNRKEPRSETFQSQNGVIGFVEHLNKESDFNAVHKKPIHFKGEKEEVVVECAIQYNDGEDEHLRSYVNNIPTDEGGTHESGFRMALTKVFNAYGKKNNLFKKDENLIGDDLKDGLTCVLSVKVREPQFEGQTKTKLSNMEVEGIVQSLTNEGISIFFEQNPTVAKDAINRTLTTCLERLAAKRAKELKKKARDAEVKALSGKLAACSEKDRNRNELYLVEGDSAGGSAKTGRDRRFQAILPLRGKVINTYRAKMDKVLENEEIRSMITAIGAGVGKEFEADKSNYARVCIMTDADIDGAHIRCLLLTFFFRYMKPLILSGRVYIAQAPLYKVEKEKGRLVRYAYDENELKEAMKELGKNAKIQRYKGLGEMNPEQLWETTLNPVNRRMIQVTIDDALEAERKLKILMSEQVDPRREFLMDNIVFTEDDM; encoded by the coding sequence TTGTCCATGGATTCAAACTATAATGCAGAGTCGATTCAAGTTCTGGAAGGTTTGGAAGCTGTACGCAAACGTCCAGGTATGTATATTGGTTCTATTGGCAGCAAGGGCTTACACCATTGTGCTTGGGAGATTATTGATAATGCCATTGATGAAGCAGGAGCAGGTTTTTGCACTCGGATTGATGTTGCTCTCAACCTTGAGGGATCCTTGACCGTAAAGGATAATGGTCGTGGTATTCCTATTGATATCCATCCTATTAAAAAAATTCCAGCCGTGAGACTTGCTTTTGAACAACTCCATGCCGGGGGAAAATTTGACGGTAATGCTTATAAGACCTCGGGAGGTCTTCATGGTGTTGGTGCTAGCGTTGTCAATGCTTTATCAACTTTTCTGGTAGTGGAAGTCAGTCGTGAAGGTAAAATTTTCCGTCTTGAATATGAAAATGGGGGAAAACTGAAATCTGATCTTAAAGTGGTGAAAAAAGGTGTTAAAGGGAGCGGTACTCAAGTGACCTTTAAGCCTGATTCACTTATTTTCAGAGAGAGTATCAATTTTAAATTTGATATACTTCGTAGCAGACTGATGGAACTTGCCTTTTTAAATCCCGGTCTCATGATTGTCTTGACCGATAACCGCAAGGAACCTCGGAGTGAAACTTTCCAATCTCAAAATGGTGTTATCGGCTTTGTTGAACACCTTAATAAAGAATCCGATTTTAATGCAGTACATAAAAAGCCCATCCATTTTAAAGGAGAAAAGGAAGAAGTCGTCGTTGAATGTGCTATTCAGTATAACGATGGGGAAGACGAGCACCTTCGTTCCTACGTCAATAATATCCCGACCGACGAAGGGGGAACTCACGAGTCTGGATTTCGTATGGCCTTGACCAAGGTCTTTAATGCCTATGGAAAGAAAAACAATCTGTTCAAGAAGGATGAAAACCTCATTGGAGATGATTTAAAGGATGGCTTAACCTGCGTTCTCTCAGTGAAAGTGCGGGAGCCCCAGTTTGAAGGACAGACAAAAACCAAGCTATCGAATATGGAAGTAGAAGGAATTGTCCAATCCCTGACCAACGAAGGAATCAGCATCTTCTTTGAACAAAACCCCACAGTAGCAAAAGATGCCATTAATCGCACTCTAACCACTTGTTTAGAACGATTAGCTGCCAAGCGAGCAAAAGAGTTGAAAAAGAAGGCTCGGGATGCTGAAGTGAAGGCCCTCAGTGGGAAGCTAGCAGCTTGCAGCGAAAAGGATCGGAATCGGAATGAACTATATTTAGTGGAGGGAGACAGTGCGGGTGGTTCGGCCAAGACGGGGAGAGATCGCCGTTTTCAGGCTATTCTCCCTTTAAGAGGAAAAGTCATTAATACCTATCGTGCTAAGATGGATAAGGTTCTGGAGAATGAAGAAATACGTAGTATGATTACAGCTATCGGGGCAGGAGTTGGGAAAGAATTCGAAGCAGATAAGTCCAATTATGCTCGGGTCTGCATTATGACTGATGCGGATATCGATGGAGCGCATATACGCTGTTTATTGCTCACCTTCTTTTTCCGCTATATGAAGCCACTCATCCTAAGTGGAAGAGTCTATATTGCCCAGGCTCCTTTGTATAAAGTAGAAAAGGAAAAGGGTAGGCTAGTCCGTTATGCCTATGATGAGAATGAGCTAAAAGAAGCCATGAAGGAATTGGGCAAAAATGCTAAGATTCAGCGCTATAAAGGACTGGGAGAGATGAACCCTGAACAACTCTGGGAAACCACCCTCAATCCTGTCAATCGACGGATGATTCAAGTAACTATTGATGATGCCCTTGAGGCCGAACGAAAGCTGAAGATTCTCATGAGCGAACAAGTGGATCCTCGCCGAGAATTTTTAATGGATAATATCGTATTTACCGAAGACGATATGTAA
- a CDS encoding N-acetylmuramoyl-L-alanine amidase gives MKKIILTIIVSLTFVFSTSSVTSASPLAYPIERIAGQDRVETALSISHKGWTTAETIILCEYGDYPDSIASTPFAVNLDAPILLTQGNALDSRVKEEIIRLQPQKVVLLGGTGVLKPSIEEELGKFDFPVEVERIGGTNRYETSILLAQQVPSDTVILANGDDFPDALSAASFAGIKQIPIVLTSKKIPELVLAYLNETQPSEIIVIGGEGVIPSSGLTDNGFTITTRLGGQNRYETNASVVSYVNDAYETDDLFLASGITFPDAVAGTVLAAKAKAPLLLTEKQDVPSPVYTYMREHMKVEPPPKIIETPTIKPQQASVIPSGGLNLRETPSSSGAKVTTIPHGTTLTLLEEKNGWYKTSFESHTGWISAEYITLIDQTSPNQQNPPTATDKKREGIITSSAGLNLRLTPSSTGEKLVTIPKDTTIQIIEEQTGWYKTTYQSQTGWISAEYVALSSSPSSASEQDNTSQIKRGLITAANGLNLRATPSSSGEKLITVPVDTTIEIIAEENGWYKLTYQSQTGWAAGEYVDTVEGNHNDTKQDPDPNVNPVENDDSTPDVSTPEVSVDLSINGTVYILGGSGVISPTTQSIIEGKTQSKHPENQREFPALPAKIETDEEPPLSGEDPETPPPLQPDDLVYDPSQEVLVDPFAGIPELALAGKTIMIDPGHGGPDVGAVGPSRTYEKDNTLGIAQALKDILTQAGAEVLMTRDEDCSPAVKYTELEDLKARVAVANSCNADLFISIHNDAFTNPVTNGTSVYYSSANPKKNESLHLAGSIRTAVISALDTRDRGVKQAGFYVLKNTNMPSILLETAFISNTYEEARLQNPTFRQNVAAGIFRGIYAYYTTPIPID, from the coding sequence GTGAAAAAAATAATATTGACCATAATCGTTTCACTTACCTTTGTGTTCAGTACTTCTAGCGTAACTTCCGCAAGCCCCTTAGCTTACCCCATTGAACGAATTGCAGGGCAAGACCGAGTTGAAACTGCCCTTAGTATATCCCATAAAGGTTGGACAACGGCTGAGACTATAATTTTGTGCGAATACGGTGACTATCCTGATTCCATCGCCTCTACTCCCTTTGCCGTGAATCTTGACGCCCCCATTCTACTTACCCAAGGTAATGCGCTGGATTCCCGGGTAAAAGAGGAGATTATCCGCTTACAACCTCAAAAAGTGGTTCTCTTAGGAGGGACCGGAGTTCTTAAACCTTCCATTGAAGAAGAATTGGGTAAATTCGACTTTCCCGTTGAAGTGGAACGAATCGGTGGTACGAACCGTTACGAGACCTCCATTCTCCTGGCGCAACAAGTGCCTAGTGATACTGTCATTCTTGCTAACGGGGATGATTTTCCTGATGCCTTATCCGCAGCAAGCTTTGCTGGCATCAAACAAATTCCCATCGTTCTCACTTCAAAGAAAATACCCGAATTGGTTCTCGCGTATTTGAATGAAACACAGCCAAGCGAGATTATCGTTATCGGCGGAGAAGGAGTCATCCCTTCCTCAGGACTCACGGATAACGGCTTCACTATAACAACTCGCCTCGGAGGGCAAAACCGCTATGAAACCAATGCCTCTGTGGTTTCCTATGTGAACGATGCGTATGAAACTGACGATCTCTTTCTCGCCTCGGGAATTACCTTTCCTGATGCTGTGGCGGGAACTGTTTTAGCAGCTAAAGCGAAGGCTCCCCTCCTCCTCACTGAAAAACAAGATGTTCCTTCCCCAGTTTATACTTACATGCGCGAACACATGAAAGTCGAGCCGCCGCCCAAGATTATAGAAACGCCAACAATCAAACCGCAGCAAGCAAGCGTCATTCCCTCCGGAGGACTTAATCTACGTGAAACCCCCTCTTCTTCCGGAGCAAAAGTTACTACCATTCCTCATGGAACAACCCTTACCCTTCTGGAAGAAAAGAATGGTTGGTACAAGACCTCTTTTGAATCTCATACCGGCTGGATTTCCGCCGAATACATAACTCTTATTGATCAAACCTCGCCTAATCAACAGAATCCTCCAACTGCTACCGATAAAAAACGCGAAGGAATTATAACTTCCTCAGCTGGGCTCAATCTTCGCCTGACTCCCTCCTCAACCGGTGAGAAATTAGTTACAATACCAAAAGACACAACCATTCAAATCATTGAGGAGCAAACGGGTTGGTATAAAACCACCTACCAATCGCAAACAGGTTGGATTTCTGCAGAATATGTAGCTTTGAGTTCATCTCCTTCTTCCGCTTCTGAGCAGGACAATACATCCCAAATCAAAAGAGGCCTAATTACAGCGGCAAACGGTCTAAATCTTAGAGCTACCCCCTCTTCTTCAGGAGAAAAGCTGATTACCGTTCCTGTGGACACTACCATAGAGATTATCGCCGAAGAAAATGGTTGGTATAAATTAACCTATCAATCACAAACAGGTTGGGCTGCCGGAGAGTATGTGGATACCGTAGAAGGCAACCATAACGATACCAAACAAGACCCCGACCCTAACGTGAATCCTGTTGAGAATGATGATTCAACACCGGATGTCTCAACCCCTGAAGTCTCTGTTGATTTGAGTATTAATGGAACGGTCTACATCTTAGGTGGATCCGGAGTTATTAGCCCAACAACTCAATCCATCATTGAAGGCAAGACCCAATCAAAGCATCCCGAAAATCAACGAGAGTTTCCTGCCCTACCGGCGAAAATCGAGACTGATGAAGAACCACCCTTGAGCGGTGAAGATCCCGAAACACCCCCACCTCTTCAACCAGATGATTTAGTCTATGACCCTTCTCAAGAAGTTTTGGTTGATCCCTTTGCCGGCATTCCCGAGTTAGCTTTAGCCGGAAAAACGATTATGATTGACCCTGGCCATGGAGGGCCGGATGTCGGTGCTGTAGGCCCCTCTAGAACCTATGAAAAGGATAACACCCTAGGAATAGCCCAAGCGCTAAAAGATATCTTAACTCAAGCTGGAGCCGAAGTTCTTATGACACGTGATGAAGATTGTTCACCTGCTGTCAAATATACAGAACTTGAAGACCTGAAAGCTCGAGTAGCTGTAGCAAATTCTTGTAATGCCGATCTATTCATCAGCATTCATAACGATGCTTTCACAAATCCTGTCACTAATGGAACCTCAGTTTATTATTCATCTGCTAATCCCAAAAAGAATGAAAGCCTTCATCTTGCCGGCAGTATTCGTACTGCTGTGATCAGTGCCCTTGACACCAGAGACCGTGGGGTAAAACAAGCAGGATTCTACGTTCTAAAGAACACAAATATGCCATCGATTCTCTTAGAGACTGCTTTCATTTCCAACACATATGAAGAAGCACGTCTACAAAACCCTACTTTCCGCCAAAACGTTGCTGCAGGCATATTCCGTGGAATCTACGCTTATTACACCACCCCTATTCCAATAGACTAA
- a CDS encoding PaaI family thioesterase, with protein sequence MIHLRKEVTPEYLNGLGKEFLPELLNVEIVSLEEGRLTGSMEISHFHMAPNGYLHAASIIALADTCCGYGTAAHLPEGALGFTTIELKSNHLSTQRDGKILCVSTAQHIGRTTQVWDAIVTSAETGKKIAMFRCTQMILWPKN encoded by the coding sequence ATGATTCATTTGCGGAAGGAAGTTACTCCTGAATATTTAAATGGTTTAGGAAAGGAATTTTTACCGGAATTATTAAATGTAGAAATAGTTAGTCTAGAAGAAGGGAGGCTAACTGGTAGTATGGAAATAAGCCATTTTCATATGGCACCTAATGGATATTTGCATGCAGCCAGTATAATCGCTTTAGCAGATACGTGCTGCGGATATGGCACAGCTGCACATCTACCAGAAGGGGCGCTGGGATTTACAACTATCGAATTGAAAAGTAATCATCTTAGTACTCAACGGGACGGGAAAATCCTTTGTGTCTCTACAGCACAACATATAGGAAGAACAACACAGGTTTGGGATGCAATAGTCACATCCGCTGAGACTGGTAAGAAAATTGCTATGTTCCGATGCACGCAAATGATTTTATGGCCAAAGAATTAG
- the gyrA gene encoding DNA gyrase subunit A — protein MSLLEENVIQRSLEEVLPESFLGYSKHVILQRAVPDVRDGLKPVHRRIIYSMDELGMHPDKGYSKSARLVGDCMGKYHPHGDSSIYDAAVRMAQPWATRYPLIDGQGNFGSIDGDSAAAMRYTEMRMTHLSQMITQDIEKNVIPFKPNYDQRLKEPTVLPSPFPNLLVNGGSGIAVGMASNIPPHNLREVVSALILQIDKPDVSLEELMEKVKGPDFPTGGLIIGSQGFTDAYRTGRGKVIMRGKAVTEPGKNGKTLIVITEIPFQVSKSTLAAKIETQSENGKIEGISEVRDESDREGIRLVVECKKDADPKKILKLLFKYTQLQETFGIINLVITEEGTPRVLGLKEINKSFLQHRKEVVIRRTEYELEKAKARAHILEGLVIAINNLDEVLSIIRSSKNPSVAKAGLITRFEFTEVQAQAILDMKLQHLTNLELDSIRKEYAEILKLIAELESILADVNKVYAIIKDELKAIADKYGDDRRTLILPEDVGEEIDFSTFEEPEKAMEVYLTRKGFVKQMPAPTRKSQTNALAFAFKDGDVIIAQAPCTSKDTLYFFTQNGKFYDAKAKLIPEAGAKEKGRAVTNFFPLPEDEQIVALISLKEVKEGQHFVFVTKDGQVMRSPVTDFLNARTPDAMGLKDQDEIVKVFLSEGEGDLFLASYQGQAIRFAESEVNPMGRKSRGVKGMTLNDGDFVVDALMLQASTEGNSGDLITVTDQGYIKRTTLDEYKSQGRSGRGIAIAKIDAEKTGYIVSVLQVNGDNTKVLHIIQESGTVTNIDPKSLKNESRTKSGVGLVNVIINDYVVHVI, from the coding sequence ATGAGTTTACTTGAAGAAAATGTAATCCAGCGCTCCTTGGAAGAAGTTCTTCCCGAGAGCTTTCTAGGATATTCAAAACATGTCATATTGCAACGGGCTGTCCCTGATGTGAGGGATGGCCTAAAGCCTGTCCATCGCCGGATTATCTACTCCATGGATGAACTCGGCATGCATCCGGACAAAGGCTATAGCAAATCCGCACGTCTGGTGGGGGATTGCATGGGAAAATACCATCCCCATGGAGATTCCTCTATCTACGATGCTGCCGTAAGAATGGCCCAGCCATGGGCTACCCGGTATCCTCTAATTGATGGACAAGGTAATTTTGGTTCCATTGACGGCGATAGCGCCGCGGCAATGCGCTATACTGAAATGCGGATGACCCATCTTTCCCAGATGATAACACAAGATATCGAGAAAAACGTCATCCCTTTTAAACCGAACTATGACCAACGCTTGAAAGAGCCCACTGTATTGCCCAGCCCTTTTCCTAATCTGTTGGTCAACGGAGGTTCCGGAATTGCGGTAGGGATGGCCAGCAACATCCCTCCCCATAATTTGCGGGAAGTCGTATCAGCCCTGATTCTCCAAATCGACAAACCTGATGTTTCCCTTGAAGAACTGATGGAGAAGGTTAAAGGACCTGATTTTCCTACAGGTGGATTGATTATCGGTTCCCAAGGGTTTACTGATGCTTATCGTACAGGCCGGGGAAAGGTGATTATGCGAGGCAAAGCAGTCACTGAACCTGGAAAAAATGGTAAAACCCTGATTGTTATTACGGAGATTCCATTCCAGGTTTCCAAATCCACTTTAGCTGCGAAGATTGAGACTCAATCGGAAAATGGCAAGATTGAAGGCATTAGCGAAGTCCGAGATGAATCTGACAGAGAAGGCATTCGGCTTGTGGTTGAATGCAAGAAGGATGCAGATCCCAAAAAAATCTTGAAGCTCCTCTTTAAGTATACCCAACTCCAAGAGACCTTTGGCATTATCAACTTAGTTATTACGGAGGAAGGGACCCCCAGAGTTTTGGGTTTAAAGGAGATTAATAAGTCCTTCCTGCAACACCGTAAGGAAGTTGTGATCCGGAGGACAGAATATGAACTGGAAAAAGCTAAAGCCCGAGCTCACATCTTAGAGGGCTTAGTTATTGCCATCAACAATTTGGATGAAGTCTTGTCGATTATCCGTTCTAGTAAAAATCCTTCCGTCGCCAAAGCCGGTTTAATCACTCGTTTTGAATTTACTGAAGTCCAGGCTCAAGCGATTTTGGATATGAAATTACAACATTTAACCAACCTCGAGTTGGATTCTATTCGTAAAGAATATGCAGAGATATTAAAGTTAATTGCTGAGTTGGAGAGCATTTTGGCGGATGTCAATAAAGTCTACGCTATTATCAAAGATGAACTTAAAGCGATTGCCGATAAGTACGGTGATGATCGACGTACGTTGATTCTTCCCGAGGATGTTGGCGAAGAAATTGATTTCAGCACTTTTGAAGAACCTGAGAAGGCAATGGAAGTTTACTTAACGAGAAAGGGCTTTGTCAAACAAATGCCTGCCCCAACCCGAAAAAGCCAGACGAATGCCCTAGCCTTTGCCTTTAAAGATGGCGATGTAATCATCGCTCAAGCTCCCTGTACCTCAAAAGACACTCTTTATTTCTTCACCCAGAATGGCAAGTTCTACGATGCAAAGGCTAAGCTGATACCTGAGGCCGGAGCTAAAGAAAAAGGAAGAGCTGTAACTAACTTTTTCCCCTTGCCGGAAGATGAACAGATTGTTGCGCTGATTTCTCTAAAAGAGGTAAAAGAAGGGCAGCACTTTGTCTTTGTCACAAAGGATGGTCAGGTGATGAGAAGTCCGGTAACTGATTTCCTCAATGCCAGAACTCCAGATGCAATGGGATTAAAGGATCAGGATGAAATAGTTAAGGTATTTCTTAGTGAAGGCGAAGGTGATTTGTTCCTCGCCAGCTACCAAGGACAAGCGATTCGTTTTGCGGAATCAGAAGTCAATCCCATGGGACGCAAATCCCGAGGAGTCAAGGGAATGACCTTAAACGACGGAGATTTCGTTGTCGATGCGCTGATGCTTCAAGCAAGTACCGAAGGGAATTCAGGGGATTTGATAACGGTGACAGATCAAGGCTATATCAAAAGGACTACCTTGGATGAGTATAAATCTCAGGGTCGTTCCGGACGAGGGATAGCTATTGCTAAGATAGATGCAGAGAAAACAGGGTATATAGTTTCTGTGCTCCAGGTTAATGGGGACAATACTAAGGTTCTGCATATTATTCAAGAGAGTGGAACCGTGACAAATATCGACCCTAAGTCACTTAAGAATGAATCCAGAACAAAGAGCGGAGTAGGTTTAGTCAACGTAATCATTAATGATTATGTGGTTCATGTCATCTAA
- the istB gene encoding IS21-like element helper ATPase IstB — protein sequence MLNETTISKLNEMRLSSMVGSFRQQIQDPAYNELSFEERFGIMVDIEWARRKNNKLAKLIRKAELNLPEACIENIEYHADRKLDKAQITRLSTCSYIQDKHNIIVLGASGAGKTYLSCAFGIAACRNFYTVKYIRLPDLLNELAIARGEGIYKKVMNQYKKVSLLILDEWLLVPLANSEARDLLEIIEGRHKKGSTIFSSQFSPAGWHGKIGEGTLADAILDRIVHDSYTIMIDGDDSMRKRKGILE from the coding sequence ATGCTAAACGAAACAACCATTAGTAAACTCAATGAGATGCGGTTATCCTCGATGGTGGGATCTTTTCGCCAACAAATACAAGATCCGGCCTATAATGAGTTATCTTTTGAAGAACGGTTTGGGATAATGGTCGACATCGAATGGGCAAGGCGTAAAAACAATAAGCTCGCTAAATTGATTCGAAAAGCTGAACTGAATTTGCCCGAAGCCTGCATAGAGAATATTGAGTATCATGCCGATCGAAAACTGGACAAGGCACAAATCACCCGACTTTCTACATGTTCATACATTCAAGACAAACACAATATTATTGTTCTCGGAGCTTCTGGCGCCGGGAAGACTTATCTAAGCTGTGCTTTTGGAATAGCTGCCTGCCGCAACTTCTACACTGTAAAGTACATTCGGCTCCCAGACTTATTAAATGAGTTAGCCATTGCACGGGGCGAAGGAATTTACAAGAAGGTCATGAACCAGTACAAAAAGGTGAGTCTTCTCATTTTGGATGAATGGTTACTAGTACCTTTAGCCAACAGTGAAGCTAGGGATCTCCTAGAGATCATTGAAGGAAGGCATAAAAAAGGTTCGACCATTTTTAGCTCCCAATTTTCCCCCGCAGGCTGGCATGGCAAAATTGGCGAAGGCACCTTGGCGGATGCAATTTTAGACCGAATTGTTCATGATTCCTATACGATCATGATTGATGGAGATGATTCCATGCGCAAACGTAAAGGAATACTTGAATAA